TCGAGGAGGAACTCCAGCTCAGCGACCTGATCATCATCGAGCGCAAGCTCGAACGGCTCGCGAAGGAAGGCCGCCACGACAAGGAATACGAGTTGATGCGGCGGTGCGCGCAGCACATCGAGGGCGGCGCGCCGCTGCGCGCGCTCGAATTCGCGCCCGCGGAATTGAAGGCGCTTCAGGGCTACACGTTTCTGTCGATCAAGCCGCTCATGATCGTCGGCAATTACGGCGAGGCGCGGATCGGCCAGGATGACCCCGCCGCCTTGCGCGCCCATGCCGCCGCGAACAACTTCACGCTCGTCGAACTCTGCGGCGAGATGGAAATGGAAATCAGCGAACTGCCCGAGGAGGAGCGCGCTGCCTTCCGCGAAGACCTCGGCCTGGGCGAAGAATCGCGCACGCGCTTCATCCACGCCGCATACGACATGCTCGGCCTCATCAGTTTCCTCACCGCGGGCGAGCCCGAGGTCCACGCGTGGACGATCCACAAGGGCACAAAAGCCGTCGACGCCGCGGGCGTCATTCATTCCGACATCCAGCGCGGTTTCATCCGCGCCGAAGTCGTCGCCTACGCCGACCTCATGGATTGCGAAGGATCCCTGCACAAGGCCAAAGAACACGGGAAGATGCGCCTCGAAGGCAAGGAATATGTGATGCAGGACGGCGACGTGGTCCTGTTCCGCTTCAATGTGTGAGCGCCGTCGGCGCCGGCGCGCATCCGCACCGCGCCGTCTCGAACTCCGCGATCAGTACCGGTCCCGCAGCACGCGCGCAACGTCCTGTTCGCCGCCGGCAAAGGGTCCCGGCGTCTCCATCTTGAGCGAGGTGAGCGCGGCGGCAAAACGGCACGCTTCCGCCGCGCTGTGGCGGATCCGCCAGAAGCAGTACGACGCAAAGCAGGTGTCGCCGCGGCCCGTCCGGCCCGAGAGGTTGCGCGGGGTGAAGGGCGCGCGATGGAGGTGCCCCTCCGCGCAGACCAGCACTTCGGTGTTATGCGTGAGCACGACTTCCCGCGCGCCCCACGCGCATAGCGTGCGCGCCGCGCGGTCCCGGTCGGCGAGGCCGGTCAGCGTTTCCGCCTCGACCGCGTCCACCTTGAGATAATGAATGATCGGGATCAGCTCCCGCTTCTGACCCCAGTCGCGGAACGTCATTGTGCCGCCCTCGTTCACGCGCAGGAAGCCTTGCATGTCCGCCGCGACCAGTCCGCGTGCGGCAATGTCACGGACAAACGCCTCGGGAAACTCGCCGCGCATCAATCCGCCCAGATACCAGCAACGCGCGGTCGCGCCCTCCGGCACGTCATCCGCCGCAAACGGGTCGGCCTGGCTGATCGCCTCGCAAGTGCGCCGTTCCCGGTCCGCCGCGTGGTAGGTGTTGCGGATGGACGTCGTGCTGACGCTGGGCCGCGCGACCACGGGCACGTCATGGCGGGCAAACACGCCGAGCGCGGCTTGGTCCGCCTCGTTCAATTTCGTGACGGCGAGCACGCGCGCGCCGGCACGCCGCGCGGCGATGGACCCGTATACGACCGCGCCCCCGGTGGCGTGCTCGGTCTGTTCGGGCGTGATGTTTTCATCCTTGGAGAGATGCCCGAACACAATCAGGTCATACGCATCCATGGGAATCCCTTTGCTGCGAGCGGGAGAAGAAGGCCGACGGCGCGCCATCCCCTCACGAAGATGCGCGCCGCCGGGAACATGCTCGCCTGACCACTACTCGACGAACGTGATTTCCTTGATGACTACGCGAAGCTGCTGCGCACCTTCCTTCGTCGGGACGGTGAACGTCAGGCCGCCGATGGGGCCTTTCCATCGCGGATGCCCCGCAAGCTGGAATTCCCAAAGATACGGATTCTTCTCGTCGGGACGGCCAGCCCGCACCCGGTTACGGCCCGTCATCCATGCGTCGCCTGCCTGGACATCCTTCGGGGTCGCCCAATACAGCATCGGCGCCGCGACCAGGTCCACCGGATCGCGCCCCTTGCCGTCCGCCTTGGGGCTGGTGACCATCATCAGCACGCGCAACTTGCCATATTTCGCGGCGTCCAGCGACCCACCCGCCCAGCGCGGTCCTGCGCCCGCCTGAGCCCCCTCATACCAGGCGCCCTGGAACGTCTTGTTCTTGGCGCCGCCGGGGAATATCCACTGCCACTGCTCGACGGCCAATTTCGAGAAATTCCAACTATTCATAGCAGCCGGAGCGGCAGCGGTTGCACCCTGCGCCGACGGGCCGGGTTGAGTGGGCGTCGCAGGCGCAGGCGCAGGCTTGGCGGGGGCAGGCTGCGCGGGCTCGGGCGAACTGCACGCGCCCAGCGCGAGGGCGCAAGCGACAACGAAAACCATCAAGAAACCCATTCTGTGGAACATGGTGCTCGACTTTCTCCTTATCCGGTATAACCCATGCTACGGCGGAAGCCCGTGCGGGTATTGCACCAACGACCGCCATCGCGCGTCCGTTGACGCCGGCGAATCAAGTATAGCAATTGGGCCGGCATACCTTCCAATCTGCCCGGATTCCCGGGAAAGGGGAATATTAGGGCGTCGGCAGGTTGTTTTCGGGCTAGATTGAGCGCAATCGGGGGAAAAACCGCCACGATGGCCTTCTTAACCCGCTGTCCGCGGCGGTGTTTTTTCTGCGAATGCCGCAAGCCGGACTATAGGACAGGCCACTGGAAGGGAGAAGAGACAATGGCACCGTTGACCCCACCGAAAGGTATCGAGATTCTCGCGCCGGTTGCGCCGGCTCACAAGTCCATCGTGACCCGGGACGCGCTCGAGTTTTTCGGGGCATTACAGCGCGCGTTCAACCCGCGTCGCCTCGAACTGCTTGAAGCTCGCAAGCAGCGCCAGGCGGCCATTGATGCCGGCCACCTGCCGGACTTCCCCGCCGAGACCCGGCAGGTTCGCGAGAACGACTGGCGCGTGTCGCCCGTGCCCGCGGACATGCAAGACCGCCGGGTCGAGATCACCGGCCCGGTGGACCGCAAGATGGTCATTAACGCGCTGAACTCGGGCGCGAAGGCGTACATGGCCGATTTCGAAGACGCCCACACGCCCACGTGGTCCGGCACGCTCGACGGGCAGGTCAATCTGTGCGACGCCGTGCGCGGCGCCATTGCGTTCGAGAGTCCGGAGGGCAAGCAATACAAGCTGAACGAGAAGGTCGCGACCCTGCTCGTCCGCCCGCGCGGCTGGCACTTGCCGGAGAAGCACGTGCGCGTGGACGGCGTGACGGCGTCAGGCAGTCTTTTTGATTTCGCGCTGTACTTCTTCCACAACGCGCAATACCGGCTTGAACACGGCAAGGGCAGCTATTTCTATCTGCCCAAGCTCGAGCACTACCTGGAAGCGCGGCTGTGGAATGACGTGTTCGTGATGGCCCAGGAACTGCTCGGCATCCCGCGCGGCACGATCAAGGCCACCGTGCTCATCGAGACGATTCTTGCCGCGTTTCACATGGAAGAGATTCTGTACGAACTGCGCGACCACAGCGCCGGTCTGAATTGCGGACGCTGGGACTATATCTTCAGCTACATCAAGAAGCTGGGCAAGAAGCCCGAGTTCCTGATGCCCGACCGCGGCCAGGTGACCATGACCGTGCCGTTCATGCGCGCCTACACCTTGTCGTGCATCCGCGTCTGCCACAAGCGCGGCGCGCACGCCATGGGCGGCATGGCCGCGCAGATTCCCATCAAGAACGACCCGGCCGCGAACGAGGCGGCGCTGGAAAAGGTGCGCAAGGACAAGGAGCGCGAGGCCCGCGACGGCCACGACGGCACCTGGGTCGCGCATCCCGGGCTGGTGCAGATCGCCATGGCCGAATTCGACAAGGTGCTGGGCGACAAGCCCAATCAGATCGGCAAGCAGCTTGAGGATATCCCTGTGACCCCCGCCGACCTCGTGCAACCGCCCGTCGGCACCATCACGGAAGCCGGGCTGCGGCAGAACATCAGCGTCGGCATTCAGTACATCGAGTCGTGGCTGCGCGGGACGGGCTGCGCGCCGCTCTACAACCTGATGGAAGACGCCGCCACGGCGGAAATCTCACGCACGCAGGTCTGGCAATGGGCGCACCATCCGGCCGCCAGGCTCGAGGACGGGCGCGCCGTCACGCTGGACCTCGTCCGCGCGCTCACGCAAGAAGAANNNNNNNNNNNNNNNNNNNNNNNNNNNNNNNNNNNNNNNNNNNNNNNNNNNNNNNNNNNNNNNNNNNNNNNNNNNNNNNNNNNNNNNNNNNNNNNNNNNNCCGTCCGTCGTGCGACGGATTAACCGGGCGCTGATGCGCGCCGACCAGATTCAGACGCTCAGCGGCGTGCGCGCCTTCGACCCGTGGACGCCTGTCGTGGCCGATGCCGAAGCGGGTTTCGGCGGCGCGCTCAACGCCTATGAACTGATGCTCGGCATGATCGAGGAAGGCGCCGCTGGCGTGCACTTCGAGGACCAGCTGGCTTCGGCGAAGAAGTGCGGCCATTTGGGCGGCAAGGTCCTTGTGCCCACTCAGGAATTCGTCACGAAGCTGACCGCGGCGCGCCTCGCGGCGGACGTGGCCGGGGTGCCGACCGTGCTCGTCGCGCGCACGGACGCCGACGCCGCCTCGCTGCTCACCAGCGATATCGACGACCGTGACAAGCCGTTCTGCACGGGCGGGCGCACCGAGGAAGGCTTCTTCCAGATTCGCCCGGGCATCGAGACGGCCATCGCGCGGGGTCGCGCCTACGCGCCCTACGCCGATGTGGTCTGGTGCGAGACCAGCACGCCGGACCTCAAGCAGGCGAAACAGTTCGCCGAGGGCGTGTTCGCCGAGTGTCCCGGCGCGCTGCTCGCGTACAACTGCTCGCCGTCGTTCAACTGGCGCGCAAAGCTCAGCCCGGAGGTCATCGCCAAGTTCCAGAACGAACTGGGCGCGATGGGCTACAAGTTCCAGTTCGTCACGCTGGCGGGCTTCCACGCGCTGAACCTGAGCATGTGGAAACTGGCGCGCGGCTACAAGGAACGCCAGATGGCCGCCTACTCCGAGTTGCAGGAGGAAGAATTCGCCGAAGAGGAGAAGGGCTATGCCGCCGTCAAGCACCAGCGCTTTGTCGGCACCGGCTTCTTCGACGAGATCACGAACGTCGTGTCTCAAGGCCATTCGGCGCTCGCCGCGCTGTCCGGCTCCACCGAGGAAGCCCAGTTCCAGCACTGACAACGCCGCAAGGTACCCATTCGGCCCGCCTCCCTCGGGGAGACGGGCCGTTTTCGTGCGCGCGAGCTATTGTTTGACCCCGGCAGGTCCACGGGGTAGTATGAGCGTCTGTTTGCCCGGCGGAACAGGGTTGAGGGTCGTTTCCCCGGGCGGTGGGACCTGCATTTAAGCGTGTGCGAATACCGGAGGGACGTCATATGTCGCAGGAATGGAGCGCAAGTGGGGAGTTTAAGGCGGGCAAGCTTTTCGCGGGCAGTTGTGTTTCGCTCGTCGCCACGGCGATGACATTCGCTGTATTGAGCGACATCATGGGGCCGCTGAAAGAGCAGTTTCTGCTTACGAATCAACAGGCGGGCTTTATCGGTGGCGCTGGATTATGGGGATTCCCGATCTCCATTCTGATCTTCGGGCCGCTATGCTCCGTGCTGGGCATCCGTTTCCTGATGCGGCTTGCCTACGTCTTCTTCTTCGCCGGCGTGTCCGTCATGATCTTCGCGACGGGCTTCTGGATGCTCTTCTTCGGGGCTTTGACGATCGCCTTCGCGAACGGCCTGGTCGAGGGCGCGTGCAATCCCCTGGTCGCGACGCTGTATCCGACCCGGAAAGTGGAGAAGTTGAACCAGTTCCACGTGTGGTTCCCGGGCGGCATCGTGGTCGGCGGCCTGCTGTGCTTCGCCATGACCCAGGCCGAAATCGGCAACTGGCAGGTCAAGCTCTCGCTTATCCTGATTCCCGCGGTCATATCCGCGGGCATGATGTTCTTCGAGAAGTATCCGCTGACGGAGCGCGCGCAATCCGGCGTTTCCTTCGGCGGCATGATCCGCGCCACGCTGGGCCGCCCGCTGTTTCTCCTTCTGTTCGTGTGCATGATGATGACTGCCTCGGTTGAACTCGGACCGAACCGCTGGATGCCGACCGTGCTGGATTCCGCGGGCATACACGGCATGCTCGTCCTGGTCTGGACCAGCCTGCTGATGGCGTTGATGCGGCAGTTCGCCGGGCCGGTGGCGCAGAAGCTCTCGCCCACGGGCATGCTGCTCAGTTCGGCGGTCCTCTCCGGCCTGGGCCTCTTCTGGCTCAGCCACGCCGACGGCAGCCCGGCCATTTTCGTGGCGGACACGGTCTTCGCCGTGGGCATCTGCTATTTCTGGCCGACGATGCTGGGCGTGGTCTCCGAACGCGTTCCAAAAGGCGGCGAACTGGCCCTCGCGTTGATGGGCGTCGCCGGCAATATCGCCGTGGGCGTGCTGACCATACCCATGATGGGGCTCGTGGCGGACTATTACGGCCATGAGAAGTTCGAGGTGGCGCCTACCGTCGCCGTCGTTCAGCAAGTGGTTGACGAGCTCCCCAAGGTCAAGGCCGCAAGCCCTGAGAACCTGGAACTGGCCGCGGCGGTGGACGAGACCCTCGCGCTGGCCCGGGGAGTCCTGGCTTCCGCCGAAACGCAGGTGCTCCCGCCGAACGACACGGCGAATGTGCTCCGCGGCGCCATCAAATGTGCGCCAAAAACGCCTTTGGAGGCCAAAGCCAAGGAACTGCTCAACCCGGCGGAACTGTACGGAGGGCGCATGTCCTTCCGCGTGGTTTCGGCGCTCGCGGTCATCCTGGTCATTGTCTTCGTCGCACTCTATGCGAATGACCGGATGAAAGGCGGGTACAAGGCAGAACGAATCTCCGCCTGATCCGCGCTCTGCATGCCGATGTGCGCATGCCGCCCCCGCGCGGGGCGGCATGCGTTTTTCGTGGGACGCGTGCCCTCATCGAGGACGAAAAGGACCAAACGGACCAGGAACGGAAAACGCCCCGGTGTCGTTCCCTCTGGCAAGGCGCAGACAGAAACGCCTCCTTCTCCCCGTACCCTTTCTTTGAGTCCTTGCCTTTGACAGCCTTGGTCTGGGTGTGCCACAGTTTTCCTTCAAGAAAACGAGGGGACGCCCATGCGCAAGCTGCAATGGATTTTCTTCGGGTTGTACCTGATCGCCGTGGCGGTGGGGGCCGCCGCCGGTATCTGGTATTTGTTCTATTCGGAAGCCATCGCGCCACCACGCCCCGACCTCGTGGTCCTGCCCCCGGACGCGCCCGCGCCCCCGCCCGGCTACCCCACGCTGAAGGCCCTGTATCTCGCTTACCTGCTCGGGTGCATCCCCGTTGTCGACGCGTTTGGCGACATCCCCGTCCCGGCGGGCGTCATCGAGAAAACGGACGTCGAATATGGCCGTATCGGCGACCGCGCGCTCTTGCTCGACCTGTATTACCCCGATTCGCTGACCGCGCCCGCGCCCGGCCTGATCTTCATCCACGGCGGCGGCTGGGAAAGCGGCAACAAGCGCGACTACAAGTACTACACCGTGCGCTTCGCCGAACGCGGCTATGTGGTCGCTACGATCGGTTACCGGTTCAAGCAGGAGGCGCCGTTCCCCGCGTGCGTCGAGGACGCCAAGTGCGCCGTGCGCTGGATGCGCGCGAACACGGAAGAACTGACGGTCGACGCGGATCGCATCGCCGTGATCGGCGGCTCCGCGGGCGGCTATCTCGCGATGATGACGGGATACTCGTCCGATGCGCCCGAGCTCGAAGGCACGGCCGGCCATGCGGGCGTGAGCAGCGCCATCGCGTGCGTCGTCAACCTCTACGGTCCTACGGACCTCACGGCGGACATGGCCCGCGCGCACAAACTCGTCGAATCGTTCCTGAACACGACCTACGACAAGGACCCGGACCGCTTTGCACAGGCGTCGCCCATCCATTACCTCGACGCAAACGACCCGCCCACGCTCATCATCCAGGGCACCATCGACGACATCGTGCCGGTTGCGCAAGCCGATCTGCTCGCGGAACGGTGCAGGGAACTTGGCGTGCCCTACTGGTACGACCGGCTCGACGGCTGGATGCACACCCTCGACATCGTCGCGCCCGTCAACGTGCGCGTGCAATGGCTGATGAACGCGTTCTTCGACGAATACCTCTAACGGAACGGGCGCGTACCCCTATCGCGGCGAAAGCATCAAGAATAGGGTACGCCCTTGATCCCGGCAAGCAGTTCGAAGAGCGACCGGCTTGCTTCGGAATTGAAGACGCACGTGTTGCCCCCATCCTCCAATGATCCCCCCGACATCAAGCATACCTTGGTGAACTGCCTGCTTGAGGCCGGCTTTGGAGAAGACGAAATCCTTGTCAGACCATGCACGTGTCGCATCATTACCCTCCCATGCGTTCTCACTTATGGACCCCAACAAGACTTCTCGTAATCTACAGCCTCGTGGTAAATCTGTCAAGAGGGAGGGTTAAGGCCTCGTGGCGGGTTCCGGCGTGGGCAAGAGCACCCGCTCGCCCGTGTGCAATATCTTGATCTCGCTGGTGTGGCCGCCCTCGTCCTGGAGACCGACCGTCAGCGTTTGGCGTTCGGGATCATATTCAAGGGCGGTCCACCCCCTGTAGATAGGCTGCCCCAACGCGATGCGCAGGTCGTGCGAGGGCCCGTCGACGTGATGGAGCATCAGCACAAAGCGCGGTCCGCCGGCGGGGTCGCCGCCGACCCCTCGCAATTCGAGCTCCGGTCCGCTCGCGGCAATGTGCGCGGCGGGCGCCGGCTCCTCCTCCGCGACCGGCGGCGGCGCGGCCGGTTCGGGCGCGGTTTCCTCGGGAACAGAGGGTTCCCGTTCCGGGGACGGCGTTTCGTGCGCAGGTTCGGCCGGCTCTGGCGGCGGCGCGAGCGTGAAGACGCGCGAGATTCCGTCGCTCCGCCAGTCTGCAAGCAGTTCGACACGGTAATCGCCTGGTATCAGCAGGAATTCAAAGGTGGCTTCGTCGCCCGGATGGAGCGCCGTCTCGCCTGAAACACCCCGCAGGTCGCGCCAGTCCGCCCCGCCGGTCTTGAGCCGCACCGGCCGCAGGTCGTAGTCCCAATCCCTCCCGGAGACGTGCCGCGCGACGCGGAACGCGACCGGGTCCGGCCTTCCGGTATCGCTCGGGTTCAGCCAGCACGTGCGCTGGCCCTTGTTCGCGATGCCCACATGCACGCGGTACTGCGCGGGCGCCCCGGGGGCGCCGGGCTCCTGCAACATCTGCGTGATGTCCATGACAACCGGCAACGGTTTCAGATAGCCCGCCAGGTCCGTGGCCGCCACGCCGACAATCAGTACCGCCGCGAACCCGATCATAATCGGGATGTGCCACATGCGCTTCTCCTGGAACAGCGCTATGCAGAATGACACCGCAATCAACAGGGCGCCGCCAAAGATGAGGAGCATGCCCGGCTCAACCAGCCAATAAGGGTCGCGGCGCATGATTGCGCCGACCCGTTCCAGCCCGTGATACTTCTGATAGATATAGAGCGCGAACGCAACGACGCCGACGAGCCAGACCAGCCCGATTCCCGTGCCGCGCACACGCCGGCGCGGTATCGACGCCGCGAGCGCCACCAGCACCGCGGCCAGCACAAGGCCAAGCAGCAACCCGCGCAGCGCGACCGCGTTTCCGCCCGAGATCGGGTCCACGATGGGCACGAAAATGGATAACACCAGCGCAACCGCGCCCGCCCAGGCGGGCCACGAATCCACGCCCACGCCGCTGGCCGCGTCTCGCCGCGCAATCCGGCGGAAAAGTTTGGTCTGGACGCGCGGCACGTCCTCTATGCGCTTGGCCTCCAGCGTTTGCCGCGCCAGGTCGCACGACTTGGCGCTGTCCGCCTGCGCGCGAAGCAATTCGAGTTCCAGCGAGTTGAACTGGGTTACCGTGATCTCCCCCGTCTCGAGCCGGTGGCGCGCCAGCTCAAGGTGAGCCCGCACGGCTTTCACCTCGCTCTCGGCGTCCTGCAGCGCCTGCTGCACGCGTTCCTGAAAAAACGCCGCCGCCGCGAGCGCGCGAACGCGCGCCGCTTCGGCCATCGTCTTGTAGCGTTCGATATTGAAGCCGGTGAGACCGCCCTCCTGCTCCACCTTGTGCCATTCCGCGAGCTTGCGCTCCGCATATTCGCGCTCTTCGAGCGTCTCGCGGAACGCGCGCAACAACTGGTCCAGCAGCGCCTCCTCTTCGGAGGGTATCCACTCGGGAAATTCGACGCTCTCCACGTCCACCGGCGGGTCGTCCAAGGGCACATCGAGCAGCCCGCCCGCCAGGAAAGGGTCGTTGACGATAAGCCAGCCGCGCAGATTCTGGCGCAGCCGCTCGAGACTCTCGCGGCGCCGCCGCAACGGCGTAACCGTTTCGACGAACTCCTGAAACTCCATTTCGCCGACGCGCGCCGACAACGTGCACCGCGCCAGCCGGTCCTTCACTTCCGAGAGGTCGACGGCCACGTCCATCAGCCGCTTGCGCATGTTATCGTCCAACTCGGCGCGCGCCTTGCGCGCCAGTGCGCGGTAGCCCATCAGCGTCGTCTTTTCCGTGGCTTCCGCGCTGCCCGGCGCCGCGTCGCGGCAATTCTCAAGCGCGCGCGCCACGTGAAACTCGTAACTGCACAGGCGGCGCGTAACCTCCAGCGTATCGAGCGGCGCGGTCTCCACCCGGTCGCCTGCATCTTCCAGGGCCGCGTCTTCCGCTTCATCGGCCGCGCCCGCGTCTTCCAGACGCCGGGCCGCCTTCCGGATAAACTGCGGGAAATCCTTCAAATAGACATCAAGCACGCCTTGCGGCAATTCCTCGGGTCGCGGCACGCGCATCTTCTGGCCGCAGGCCACACAGCGCCCGGGACGGCCGAACATGGCCGCGGATACGCGCATCTTCTGGCCGCAGATGCAATAGATGCGGAATTCGCCGACATCGGCGGAGGACGCACTCATCTCCTGTAAGCCTCCTAATCAACAGTAACCGGTGCCTGATGGAAATTGCAAGTCATGACCTCGCAAATTGCGAAATCCCCTATTAGGCATGGTGGGCGATTCCGCTGTTGCGCGCATTGGTCATGATGACAAACACAGGTGACGAAAATGCGTCACGATGACAACCTCTCGGCGGGGATCCCACCCGGTTCGGAACCCGGCTCCAGTTAGGTATCCCATTCATTCACAATGAGTTACTTGAGAATCGCGACTTGGCCCGCGAAACGGCATGAAGCTTGCTTCCCTCTTGACGAGTGCTGAGCCCTCCAGAAGCCCAAGGTCCGGACGGAGCCCCCGGCGGCGAAACCGCCGGGGGTTCCGTCGTCTTGAAAGTTCGTATGCCCGTCCATTGACACACGTCG
The sequence above is drawn from the Candidatus Hydrogenedentota bacterium genome and encodes:
- the ychF gene encoding redox-regulated ATPase YchF, whose product is MKIGIIGYARSGKTTIVNALTGSHAAVGAFGNRDANVAVIKVPDHRVERLAEVFKPRKTVHAEIEFVDIAPNEAGGEQKALDSNALTLLKNADALVHVVRAFENDAVMHPRGSVDPVRDCKGLEEELQLSDLIIIERKLERLAKEGRHDKEYELMRRCAQHIEGGAPLRALEFAPAELKALQGYTFLSIKPLMIVGNYGEARIGQDDPAALRAHAAANNFTLVELCGEMEMEISELPEEERAAFREDLGLGEESRTRFIHAAYDMLGLISFLTAGEPEVHAWTIHKGTKAVDAAGVIHSDIQRGFIRAEVVAYADLMDCEGSLHKAKEHGKMRLEGKEYVMQDGDVVLFRFNV
- a CDS encoding MFS transporter, whose product is MSQEWSASGEFKAGKLFAGSCVSLVATAMTFAVLSDIMGPLKEQFLLTNQQAGFIGGAGLWGFPISILIFGPLCSVLGIRFLMRLAYVFFFAGVSVMIFATGFWMLFFGALTIAFANGLVEGACNPLVATLYPTRKVEKLNQFHVWFPGGIVVGGLLCFAMTQAEIGNWQVKLSLILIPAVISAGMMFFEKYPLTERAQSGVSFGGMIRATLGRPLFLLLFVCMMMTASVELGPNRWMPTVLDSAGIHGMLVLVWTSLLMALMRQFAGPVAQKLSPTGMLLSSAVLSGLGLFWLSHADGSPAIFVADTVFAVGICYFWPTMLGVVSERVPKGGELALALMGVAGNIAVGVLTIPMMGLVADYYGHEKFEVAPTVAVVQQVVDELPKVKAASPENLELAAAVDETLALARGVLASAETQVLPPNDTANVLRGAIKCAPKTPLEAKAKELLNPAELYGGRMSFRVVSALAVILVIVFVALYANDRMKGGYKAERISA
- the aceB gene encoding malate synthase A, producing the protein MAPLTPPKGIEILAPVAPAHKSIVTRDALEFFGALQRAFNPRRLELLEARKQRQAAIDAGHLPDFPAETRQVRENDWRVSPVPADMQDRRVEITGPVDRKMVINALNSGAKAYMADFEDAHTPTWSGTLDGQVNLCDAVRGAIAFESPEGKQYKLNEKVATLLVRPRGWHLPEKHVRVDGVTASGSLFDFALYFFHNAQYRLEHGKGSYFYLPKLEHYLEARLWNDVFVMAQELLGIPRGTIKATVLIETILAAFHMEEILYELRDHSAGLNCGRWDYIFSYIKKLGKKPEFLMPDRGQVTMTVPFMRAYTLSCIRVCHKRGAHAMGGMAAQIPIKNDPAANEAALEKVRKDKEREARDGHDGTWVAHPGLVQIAMAEFDKVLGDKPNQIGKQLEDIPVTPADLVQPPVGTITEAGLRQNISVGIQYIESWLRGTGCAPLYNLMEDAATAEISRTQVWQWAHHPAARLEDGRAVTLDLVRALTQEE
- a CDS encoding isocitrate lyase/phosphoenolpyruvate mutase family protein, with amino-acid sequence PSVVRRINRALMRADQIQTLSGVRAFDPWTPVVADAEAGFGGALNAYELMLGMIEEGAAGVHFEDQLASAKKCGHLGGKVLVPTQEFVTKLTAARLAADVAGVPTVLVARTDADAASLLTSDIDDRDKPFCTGGRTEEGFFQIRPGIETAIARGRAYAPYADVVWCETSTPDLKQAKQFAEGVFAECPGALLAYNCSPSFNWRAKLSPEVIAKFQNELGAMGYKFQFVTLAGFHALNLSMWKLARGYKERQMAAYSELQEEEFAEEEKGYAAVKHQRFVGTGFFDEITNVVSQGHSALAALSGSTEEAQFQH
- a CDS encoding alpha/beta hydrolase, whose translation is MRKLQWIFFGLYLIAVAVGAAAGIWYLFYSEAIAPPRPDLVVLPPDAPAPPPGYPTLKALYLAYLLGCIPVVDAFGDIPVPAGVIEKTDVEYGRIGDRALLLDLYYPDSLTAPAPGLIFIHGGGWESGNKRDYKYYTVRFAERGYVVATIGYRFKQEAPFPACVEDAKCAVRWMRANTEELTVDADRIAVIGGSAGGYLAMMTGYSSDAPELEGTAGHAGVSSAIACVVNLYGPTDLTADMARAHKLVESFLNTTYDKDPDRFAQASPIHYLDANDPPTLIIQGTIDDIVPVAQADLLAERCRELGVPYWYDRLDGWMHTLDIVAPVNVRVQWLMNAFFDEYL